The nucleotide window GAGTTTGCCCAGCAAACCGCCTTGTTGTGCGCGCGTGGCGGTGTCAAAACGTTCGCACAAACCTGCAGCCAACCGGTCACGCACGGCACCTGAAGCAATCGCCAAACGGTAGGGCTGGGTGTTGGACCAACTGGGTGCCGTATTGGCGTCCGCAAGCACAGCTTCCAGCAAGCCTTGAGGAATTGGAGTAGTCAGAAAGTCGCGTGTGCTACGCCGGCTGCGGACCAGCTCAGAAAATTCTTGGGCACTAGATGCTGGGGCCATAGTTTAGTTTTCCAGTATTTTTCTTAATCCGGCGGTCTGGCTCTTGCCAACTGCGCACCATGTAGTGTGCTGGCATTCCAGGAGTGGCCATCTAGCGCAAAAAAGATGAGCGCAAGATTGAACACTGCAGAAATCTTACACTTGGTGCCGTAGTCGAGTGCACGTACCAATGTGAGTAAGTTCCATGTTACGTGATGAACTGCGCCTGAAGTAACGTGTAGGCCATTGAGCACATCAGTAATCTGGTATTCAAGATGGCATCGCACCACCTCTGAAAACCTCTGGTGGTCGCATTCCTATGTGCCCCTTTTCAATATTCCATTGGCGATCCCAAAGCATCTTCTGTGAGCAACTTCCCCATCTGGTTTCCTTGCAAACTTCTTACAGTGGTACCGCGCGTGGCGGCGATGCTCATCGATTAGCCCGTCGAACTGGCGTATCCTAGTAGCGCTAAGCCAAAAAAAGCGCTTGCTGCCACCTTTCAACGTACTGCGTTGTGTGGCATTTTTAATCTGATCTCCAAAGGAACGCTCCCCATGAAGTTTTTTTCGTTGATGAAATCTCTGCTCGGCGCAACTGCCATGAGTTTCCTGTTGATGGGTGCTGCCCACGCTGCGGACAAAGGTACCCCCGCTGAAGCAGAAGCTATGGTCAAGAAGGCTGTGGCCTATATCAAGGCTAACGGACCGGAAAAATCGTACGAAGAATTCACAAACGGGAAGTCCTTCAAGGACCGAGATCTCTACATCATTGTGTATGACCTGAATGGCAAGAATCTAGCCCAGGGTGCGAATCCCAAGCTGGTTGGAAAGGACCTTATTGGTTTGAAGGACCCTGATGGCAAGCCACTCATTCAAATGTTTGTGGACTTGGCCAAGTCCAAGGGCAAAGGCTGGGTAGAGGGTTACAAGTTCCTGAATCCTGTGACCCAAAAACTGGAAGAAAAGGCTATGTACCTGGAACGTGTAGGTGACACCCTCGTGGGTTGTGGCATCTACAAGGGCTAATAAGTAAACCCCGTTAACAAATAAGAGGAATCCATATCATGCGTATAAATTCGATGTTCAAGGGTATATGTGCCGCATTTGTGGCGAGTCTGATGATGGTTGGGGCTTCCCATGCCGCAGAGCAAGGTACTGCCGCCGAAGCAGAGGCCATGGTCAAGAAGGCCGTGGCCTATATCAAAGCCAACGGACCTGAAAAGGCCTATGAGGAATTCACCAACGGAAAGTCCTTCAAAGACCGTGACCTCTACATCTTTGCCTATGACTTCACCGGCAAAAATCTGGCCCATGGTGCCAACCCCAAGTTGGTAGGAAAGGATTTGATCGGTCTGAAAGACCCGGACGGAAAATTGATCCTGCCCCCATTGATTGAGGTGGCAAAGAGTAAGGGCAAGGGCTGGTCGGATACCTTTAAATTCAGGAATCCAATGACTGAAAAAATGGAAGACAAAGTGATTTATTTTGAGCGAGTGGGCGACACTTTTGTCGGCTGCGGTATCTACAAAAAGTAATGCTGAAAACGCCACCACTTGCGGGTGGCGTTTTTCTATGGTGTGCGCTCTGGTCCTGGAGTCCCTGAATGAATTTACGTGATATGAAGATTGGGTTGCGGCTAGGCTTGGGCTTTGCTGTCATCCTGCTTGCGGCTGCCGCCATGGTGTCGGGTGCGCTGATTAGCAACAGCCTCGGGCGGGCTGCGTTGCTGGAGACACTGCAACGCGCCGCAGTGCAGCAGGACTTAGCTGAAGAAATGCGGCAGGCGTTGCTCAGTAGCGCAGTCTCCATCCGCAATATGGGCCTGCAGACCAAGGTGGAAGAGGTTCAGAAAGACGAAACCGAAGCCAAGAAGTACCGTGCGTCGTACTTGGCAGCCCGCGGGAAGCTGGAGGCTGCAGGATTGGAGCCCAAAGAGCGGGAAATATTTGCCCGTCTGGCAGACATTGATACCAAGACCGATGCCTTTTTTAAAGATGCCGTCGATTTGGCTGCGCAGTTCAACACGGAGCAGGCAGCCGCTGTGATTACGGGCAAGATTGACCCGCTGCTCAAGCAGTCGTTATCGGAACTGGTGGCATTCGTTGCATTGCAAAAACAACATACCGAAGAGGCAACCGCGAAAGCCAATGCGCGCAATCAGCAGGTAGTCGGTGTCATCGTTGCCGCTGGGGTACTTGTGCTCTTGATTGCGGCCATGATGTCTTGGCGCCTCACTGTGAGTATTACCCGGCCATTGCACGTTGCGCTAGATGCCACCGCCCGTGTGGCCGATGGCGATTTGGTGAGCGGCATTGCCGTGAGCGGTCGTGATGAAGCGGCACAGTTATTGGGTGGCTTATTGGAAATGCGCAACAAACTTGCCGAATTGGTCAGCCAAGTGCGATCCGGTGCGGAGAATATTTCCACGGGTGCCAACGAGATTGCCGCTGGCAATGCCGACCTGTCTCAGCGTACCGAGACGCAGGCTAGTAGCTTGCAGCAAACAGCGGCTTCCATGGAGGAGCTCAGTTCCACGGTTCAGAACAATTCCGAGACGGCGCGCCAGGCGAACCAGATGGCTGCATCTGCCAGTGCCGCTGCCGTCAATGGCGGCGTGGTAGTGGGGCAAGTGGTTTCCACTATGAATGACATCAGTGTTTCCTCGCGGAAGATTTCCGACATCATTAGTGTTATCGACGGCATCGCCTTCCAAACCAATATCCTGGCCTTGAATGCCGCTGTAGAGGCAGCCCGCGCTGGAGAGCAGGGCCGTGGATTTGCCGTGGTTGCCAGCGAAGTGCGTAGCCTGGCGGGGCGCTCAGCCGAAGCCGCCAAGGAAATTAAAAACCTGATTAATGCCAGCGTAGAAAGAATTGAAACCGGTGGCCGCCTCGTGGGCGCCGCAGGCGAATCCATGCAGGACATCGTGACGCAAGTCAAGCAGGTTGCGGGGCTTATTGGCGAGATCAGTGCCTCTGCGCACGAGCAGACTAGCGGCATCGCGCAGATCAACCAAGCCATCGTACAGTTGGATAACGTGACCCAGCAAAACGCTGCGCTGGTCGAAGAAGCTGCTGCGGCAGCTGACAGCCTGAACCAGCAAGCCGGCCGCATGGTGAACGTTGTCAGTGTGTTCAAACTCGACACCCATGCCGCGGCGTCGGCACCGCAGCCTTCGCGTAAGTTGCCTGTACCCCAAGCTGCGCGCCTGGCGCCTCCCAAGTCGCGCCCATCAGCAGCGGCCATACCACCGCGGCGTGCGCCCACTGCTATTGCATCTTCGGCCGAGGCCAACGACGACTGGGCCTCGTTCTAGCTCAACGCCGCCACGCAGGCGTTTTGAAGGCTTCGACCAGAAAGTCCACCATCGCACGCACCTTGCCGGGCAGGTGTTTGCGGCTGGGGTAGATGGCGTGGATGGCGATCGCCGGGCCACGCAATTCGGGCAGCACTTGCACCAGGCGGCCGTTGCGCAAGTCATCCCCGACCAGAAAGGCTGGCTGGTAGATCACACCTTGGTCCGCCAACGCAGCAGCGCGGCAGGTGTCGCCGCTGTTGGCGCGCAGACGCGGGTGGGTGGCCACACTGTGGGCCTTGCCTTGCGCGTCTTCAAAGGTCCACACGTCGCCGCCTGACCACCACGAATAGGCCATCACGCTGTGCTCGGTGATGTCTTCCAGTGAATGAATGGGGGGCGCAGTGCGCAGGTAGCCGGGCGAGGCACACAGCACCACACGGTCATGCGCCAGAGTGCGCGACACCAGGCTGGAGCTGGGCTGGGTGCTGATGCGCACGGCCATGTCGTAGCCCTCGTCCACCAGGTCGACCACGCGGTCGGTCAGCGTGATGTCCAGCTCCACCTGCGGGTGCAGCTTCAGAAACTCGCCCCACAGCGGCGCCAGGTGCAGGTTGCCAAAGGTCAGCGGCGCATTGAGCTTGAGCCGTCCGCTGATGTGGCTAGCGCCATCGCTGACGGCGGCGTTGGCGTCTTCCAGGTCTTCGAGGATCTGGCGGCTGCGCTCAAAGTAATCGCTGCCTGCATCGGTGAGCGACAGGCGCCGTGTGGTGCGGTTGAGCAGGCGGGTGCCCAGCGCAGCTTCGAGCTCCAGCACCAGGCGCGAGACCACGGCCTTGGAGGTGTCCAGTCGCTGCGCCGCCTTCACAAAGCTGCCTGCCTGCACCACCGCGGTGAAGGCCTGCATTTGCCGGAACACGTCCATGGTCAGGCCCCGTGCTCAGGGGGCGATGCGATGGAGCAGAAGGGCGAGGGGAGGTGGGGTTGCATAGGCAGGCTCCGTTGATTGTCAATATTTTAGGGTTATTGAGTAAATGAAGATGCTATTTATCTTTAATCTGTTGACAGATAAAGTCCAAACCAGACACCCTCCAGGAGACTTTCATGACTGCTTCCGCTATTGCCACGGCCACAACGGCCTCTGCCCATCTGCCCACGTTATTCGTGTCGCACGGTGCGCCGCTGTTTGCGATCGAGCCCGGCAGCACCGGCCCAGCGCTTGCGGCTTGGGGCCAGACCTTGCCCGCCGATTTGCGGGGCATTGTCATCATGTCGCCGCACTGGATGGCGCGGACACCGGCCGTCATGACCACGGCGCGGCCCGAAACCTGGCACGACTTTGGTGGCTTCCCGCCTGCGCTGTACGAGCTGCAATACCCCGCTGCCGGTAACCCTGCGCTGGCGCAGGAGGTGATGGACTTGCTGGCCGGTGCCGGCATGGACGCGAAGGCGGATGCGCAGCGCCCCTTTGACCACGGCACCTGGGTGCCGCTGATGCACATGCTGCCCAAGGCCAACGTGCCTATCGTGCAGGTGGCCTTGCCCATGGGCTGGAATGCGCGCCAGGTCTATGCCATGGGCCAGGCGCTGCAAAGCCTGCGCGACAAGGGCGTGCTGGTCATGGGTTCAGGCTCCATGACGCACAACCTGGGCGAATTTTTTGGTGGCGAGCGCGCCGTGGCGCCGTATGTCACCGAGTTCAGCCGCTGGATCGAAAGCAAGCTGGCTGCCGGAGATCTGGATGCCTTGCTGGACTATCGGCAACAGGCGCCGCACGCCCACCGCGCGCACCCCAGCGAAGACCACTTTTTGCCGCTGTTTTTTACGCTGGGTGCCGCAGGCGCCCAGGCCCGGCCCGACTACCTGAGCCGCGAGGTGATGTACAGCATGCTCGCCATGGACAGCTTCACTTTGCAATGAAAATGGCCTGAAGCCCGCATGTGGATTGCGCAAGCAGCTACTGAAAATATAGCGTTTCCAGATGTTGGCGCATCGCCTGCACGGCGGGTGGTTGATGCTGTGGCAGGATGGAGGCCTATGGTGAAATTCTGCTTTTCTGTGCGTGCGGCAGCGCGGTTGCTGCAGCGGTGTTGGGTGCTTGCGTTGTTCGTGTTGTCGGGTGCCAGTGCGATAGCGGCGGCGCCATCGGCTGCCGCACCGGTGACGCTGGTAGTGGGGTTTTTTGACTTGCTGCCACATGCCACCACTGCGCGCGGCGGGCAGGCACAGGGCGCGGCCATCGACTATTTCAACCTGATCGCGAAAGAAATGGGCGTCAGCGTCCGCTACACGCAACTGCCCATGGCGCGCCTGCTGCTGGACCCCAAGGTGGACATGGTGCTCTACATGGGCAAGAACCCCGAGCGGCTGCTCAAGTTTGATTTTCCGCGCCAGCCGCTGATGAAAATGGAAGGCGGTGTGGCAGTGGACACCAACAGCCCGCTGACCCGCATCGACACGGCCGATGACCTGCTGAACCTGACCATTGGTGTGTGGGATGCCGGTTACCGCGGCGCGCTGATGCGTGACACACGCCTCACGCTTTACAGCATGCCCATCGAGGCACTCGCACAGCGCGGGCTGCAGATGGTGGTGACGAAACGCCTGGACGGTTTCTACAACCCCGACATTCATTCGCTGCGCCACCAGATCAAGAACCTGGGTCTGCAAGACCAGGTGCGCGTGGTCAGCCTGCCGTTGGCAGAAGACGGGTTGTACTCGGCGTTTGTCAAGGCCAGCGCGCCGCGTTACCTGGCCACGTTTGAAAAGGCCTACGCCAAGGTAAACAAGAAGATGAGCTACGAAGCCTTCCTGGCAAAGTACCTTGCACAAGAAAAATAGTAGTCAAAAATGGTCGCAGCCCTTGTAGAGTGTGCGCAAGCAGCTATTGAATTAATAGCGTTCTAGTGCGTCCGGCTTACTTCAGGTAGGCCGAGAGCCCATAGCCTACGTAGCCGGTACTGCCGGAGCTGGCGGTGGACAGCTTCTCCACCATGGACAACATGCCGGCCTGTTGTGCCTGCAGCGTGCTGGCACGTTTACCCAGCGACGCCATCGAATCGCTCACGTTGCCGCCGGTGGCGAGTTCCTTGGTCGCGGCCTTGTCGACCAGTTGCCCTATTTTTGCCAGCGCCGACTGCACGGCGGCGGGGTTGGCCTTCTGGGCTGCGTCGAATTTGGTGACGTCCACGGACAGGGTTCCGTCGGACAGCTGTTTGATGCCGATCTTGCGCAGCGCGTCCATGTTGGCGGTGTTGGAACGCAGCGTCCGGTTCAAGTCGGCCGTGACCCGGTTGGCGTTGCTGGCTTCTGCCGCAGACCCACCCGCTACGGACGCGGCGGCTTTGGCGGTGGTCACGGCGGCATTGAAGTTGGTCAGAAAACGGTCTGCGGCGCTTCTGACGTCTGCCACGCTGCTGGTTGCCGTGAGGCCGCCCAGTGTTTTGGCCGCCAGTTGCGCGTCCGATACCGAAGACTTCAGCTTGCCAAACGACGAGAGCTGCGCGCTGGTGGTATCGAGCTGCGACTGAAGGCGGGCCCCGGCCTTTTGCATGGCCAGTGACGCAGGGCTCGCGCTGCTGGTGGCCTTGGCCGATGTCTGCGCACTGGCCTGGCTGCTGGTGGTGTTGGCGTTTGTGCTGGTGCTGGTACTGGTGCTGGAGGTGAGTTGCGAGATGTTCATGGCGGGTCCTGTAGCTGCCAATGACCATAGCGCAATGGTCCGCACGCAGTGACTCCATAAAGCCTGCAATCCCCCCCCATCTGTGGCGTGACGAAAAGCGGACGCGAAAACGGATGTGTTTAAGCCGGCGTGGTTTGTGGTGCGGTGACCATCACATGGCGCTGGCCACCGGCGTTTTTGGCCTTGTACATGGCGCTGTCTGCAGTCAGCTGCAGGGTGTGCGGTGACACTGCACCGCTGCCCATGGCAATACCAATCGACGCGCCCAGGGCACGTGTGTGGGACTCCAGCACAAAGTCGGGTCGCATCGCCACCAGGAATTTTTCCGCTACGACGGTCGCTGCGATTTGGGCGCTGACCGGGTCGGCATCCAGATCGGTCAGCAACACGGCAAACTCGTCCCCACCGATACGAGCCAGCGTGTCCGAGCTGCGCACTACGGCGCTGAGGCGCCGCGCGACTTCCTTCAGGGCCATGTCACCCACCGCGTGACCCAACTCGTCATTGATGGGTTTGAATTGGTCCAGGTCAATGCACAAAAAGGCCACACGTTTGCCATGGCGCGCGGCGCGCGCCATGGCCTGGGTCAGCCGGTCGGCCAGCAGCGCGCGGTTGGGCAGGCCGGTCAGCACATCGTGGTGGGCCATGTGGGCCATTTCCGATTGGCTGGCCCGCAACTTGGCCAACAGGCGGTTGAAGGCCTCGGTCAAATGCCCCACCTCGTCCTGGCGCACGACGTTCAGCGGCTCCAGCGGTATCTCGCCCAGCGTCATGCGATCCGCCTGCTCGGCGGCTTGCAACAGCGGGCGGAACACGAAGTACAGCGGGATGGTGGTGATGAACAGAAACAGGAACAGGGTCCACACGCTGTTCAAGGCCACAAAACGCTGCACGCGTGAAACCACCGACAAGGCTTCTGCGGTCGGCACCCGGGCCACCACAAACCAGCCAGTGCTGGGCACCGGCGCTATGGCGGCGATCTCTTCCACACCGTAGGCGTTGACCGTGATGCCACTGCCCCAATCGCCTTGCATGGCCCGGTCATTGAACACATTGGCGCCGGGCGGTGGGCTGGGTGTGAGTACCAGTTTGGGGTCCGTGGCGGCAATCAACAATTTGTCACGGGCCGACACCAGCAAAAAACTGCCTGTCTCGCCAATTCGGTCCTGCTCGGAGAAAGACAAAAAACCGGGCGCGGCCAGCGCCGTCACACCCACCAGCAGCGCACGCACCTTGCCCGAGGTGTCTTTCACGGGCGCCACCAGTGGCAGCAGGGCTTGCTGGCTGGTGCTGTCTCGCACTGGGCGGCCTACTTCCAACGTGCCTGTGCTGGCCAACTGCGCCCAGTCCAGCGCGCCGCTGGGTAGCAGCGCCTGGCCGGCGTGGCGCGTGTCGCTGGCCACGGGCTTGCCATCGGGCGTGTAGAGCACCAGTCCTTCGGAAAACAGCGGCTGGTACTGGTGGCGCAGGGTCAGCCAGTTTTGCAGGGCCTGGGGCTGTTGCAGCAACTCCAGCGGCAGCGTGGTGGCCATCTGGGTCAGCATCTGCTGGCGCTGCAGCATCTTCTGGCCTACCTCACGGGCGACGTAGTTGGCCAGCATCAATTGCTGTTCAGCTTTGACCTCGGAGATGTTTTCACGCAGGTACTTGCCCAGTGTGAGATAACGCGCAACATTGCCCGCCAGTATCAGACAAAGACCTACCAGGATGATGCGGGCGGCAATGCTGTTACGGAAGCGGCGAAAATTCATGCAAGGATGATAAAGGCCCACTGTGACGTTTCTGGGCAACCCGGCGTGATTTCGGGTACTTTTCGCGCTCTTCAGGCGGTTTCAGCATTCCACGATATTGACAGCCAGCCCGCCGCGCGCGGTTTCCTTGTATTTGGTCTTCATGTCGGCGCCGGTTTCGCGCATGGTCTTGATGACCTTGTCCAGGCTCACCTGGTGTGTGCCGTCGCCGTACAGCGCCATGCGCGCCGCGTTGATGGCCTTGACCGAGGCAATCGCGTTGCGCTCTATGCACGGTATCTGCACCAGCCCGCCCACGGGGTCGCAGGTGAGGCCCAGGTGGTGCTCCATGCCGATCTCGGCGGCGTTTTCCACCTGCTCGGGCGTGCCGCCCATCACCGCGCACAGGGCAGCGGCGGCCATGGAGCAGGCCACGCCCACTTCGCCTTGGCAGCCCACCTCTGCGCCGCTGATGCTGGCGTTCTCTTTGTAGAGGATGCCGATGGCCGCAGCGGTGAGCAGGAAGTCGACCACACCCTTGTCATTGGCCCCATGCACGAAACGCGTGTAGTAGTGCAGCACGGCCGGAATGATGCCGGCCGCGCCATTGGTGGGCGCAGTGACCACGCGCCCGCCGGCGGCGTTTTCTTCGTTCACCGCCAGTGCGTACAGGTTCACCCAGTCCATCACCTGCAGCGGGTCACGCAAGGCAGCTTCCGGGTTGGCGGTGAGCGCCTGGTACAAGCCCTGCGCGCGGCGCTTCACCTTGAACGGGCCGGGCAGAAAGCCCGGTGTGGCGCAACCGCGTTTTACGCAGTCCTGCATCACCTGCCAGATGCGCAGCAGGCCGGTATCAATGTCCGCATCGCTGCGCCAGTGTTGTTCGTTGCGCCGCATGATTTGCGCAATGGAGAGTCCTTCGCGCTGGGCCAGCACCAGTAGCGCGTCGCCGCTGGTAAAGGGCAGGGGCAGCACGGTGGCGTCGGGTGCGATGACTTTTTGGCGCGTACCGTCCGCAGCCACTTCGTCACTCACGATAAAACCACCACCCACCGAGTAATAAATGCGCTCGGCCAGTTCTTGGCCCGCCGCATCCAGCGCCACAAAACGCATGCCGTTGGCATGGAAGGGCAGCGGCGCGCGCATGAAGAGCAGGTCGTCTTTCTCGTGGAACGCAATGCGCTGCGTGCCCGCCAGCGTGATGTGTCGGCTGTCGCGCACCTCGGCCAAGAGGGCCGGGATGCGGTCTACCTCTACCGTATCGGGCTCGTGGCCAGAGAGGCCCAGCAGCACCGCCACGTCACTGGCGTGGCCCTTGCCGGTCGCGCCCAGCGAGCCATGCAACCAGCAGCGCACCGTGACGGTCTGGTCCAGCACACCACTGTGCTGCAGCCGCGCCACAAACTGCCGCGCGGCCCGCATGGGCCCCACGGTGTGGGAGCTGCTGGGGCCGATGCCGATCTTGAACAGGTCAAAGACGGAAACGGCCATGCTGTTTCAACCTTTGAGTTGGGCTTGCAGATCCGCCAGCAAGGCGTCTACCGACGCCTCGGTGGTGTCCCACGCGCACATGAAGCGGCAGCCACCACCGGCGATGAACTGGTAGAACTTCCAGCCCTTGGCGTGCAGGGCATGCACTGCTGCTTCGGGCAAGTGGGCAAACACGCCATTGGCTTCGGGCGTGTGGGCCACGCTCACGCCGGGCAGCTTTTGCAGGCCGTGGTACA belongs to Rhodoferax saidenbachensis and includes:
- a CDS encoding cache domain-containing protein, which codes for MKFFSLMKSLLGATAMSFLLMGAAHAADKGTPAEAEAMVKKAVAYIKANGPEKSYEEFTNGKSFKDRDLYIIVYDLNGKNLAQGANPKLVGKDLIGLKDPDGKPLIQMFVDLAKSKGKGWVEGYKFLNPVTQKLEEKAMYLERVGDTLVGCGIYKG
- a CDS encoding cache domain-containing protein; amino-acid sequence: MRINSMFKGICAAFVASLMMVGASHAAEQGTAAEAEAMVKKAVAYIKANGPEKAYEEFTNGKSFKDRDLYIFAYDFTGKNLAHGANPKLVGKDLIGLKDPDGKLILPPLIEVAKSKGKGWSDTFKFRNPMTEKMEDKVIYFERVGDTFVGCGIYKK
- a CDS encoding methyl-accepting chemotaxis protein yields the protein MNLRDMKIGLRLGLGFAVILLAAAAMVSGALISNSLGRAALLETLQRAAVQQDLAEEMRQALLSSAVSIRNMGLQTKVEEVQKDETEAKKYRASYLAARGKLEAAGLEPKEREIFARLADIDTKTDAFFKDAVDLAAQFNTEQAAAVITGKIDPLLKQSLSELVAFVALQKQHTEEATAKANARNQQVVGVIVAAGVLVLLIAAMMSWRLTVSITRPLHVALDATARVADGDLVSGIAVSGRDEAAQLLGGLLEMRNKLAELVSQVRSGAENISTGANEIAAGNADLSQRTETQASSLQQTAASMEELSSTVQNNSETARQANQMAASASAAAVNGGVVVGQVVSTMNDISVSSRKISDIISVIDGIAFQTNILALNAAVEAARAGEQGRGFAVVASEVRSLAGRSAEAAKEIKNLINASVERIETGGRLVGAAGESMQDIVTQVKQVAGLIGEISASAHEQTSGIAQINQAIVQLDNVTQQNAALVEEAAAAADSLNQQAGRMVNVVSVFKLDTHAAASAPQPSRKLPVPQAARLAPPKSRPSAAAIPPRRAPTAIASSAEANDDWASF
- a CDS encoding LysR family transcriptional regulator, yielding MDVFRQMQAFTAVVQAGSFVKAAQRLDTSKAVVSRLVLELEAALGTRLLNRTTRRLSLTDAGSDYFERSRQILEDLEDANAAVSDGASHISGRLKLNAPLTFGNLHLAPLWGEFLKLHPQVELDITLTDRVVDLVDEGYDMAVRISTQPSSSLVSRTLAHDRVVLCASPGYLRTAPPIHSLEDITEHSVMAYSWWSGGDVWTFEDAQGKAHSVATHPRLRANSGDTCRAAALADQGVIYQPAFLVGDDLRNGRLVQVLPELRGPAIAIHAIYPSRKHLPGKVRAMVDFLVEAFKTPAWRR
- a CDS encoding DODA-type extradiol aromatic ring-opening family dioxygenase; protein product: MTASAIATATTASAHLPTLFVSHGAPLFAIEPGSTGPALAAWGQTLPADLRGIVIMSPHWMARTPAVMTTARPETWHDFGGFPPALYELQYPAAGNPALAQEVMDLLAGAGMDAKADAQRPFDHGTWVPLMHMLPKANVPIVQVALPMGWNARQVYAMGQALQSLRDKGVLVMGSGSMTHNLGEFFGGERAVAPYVTEFSRWIESKLAAGDLDALLDYRQQAPHAHRAHPSEDHFLPLFFTLGAAGAQARPDYLSREVMYSMLAMDSFTLQ
- a CDS encoding substrate-binding periplasmic protein, encoding MLALFVLSGASAIAAAPSAAAPVTLVVGFFDLLPHATTARGGQAQGAAIDYFNLIAKEMGVSVRYTQLPMARLLLDPKVDMVLYMGKNPERLLKFDFPRQPLMKMEGGVAVDTNSPLTRIDTADDLLNLTIGVWDAGYRGALMRDTRLTLYSMPIEALAQRGLQMVVTKRLDGFYNPDIHSLRHQIKNLGLQDQVRVVSLPLAEDGLYSAFVKASAPRYLATFEKAYAKVNKKMSYEAFLAKYLAQEK
- the fliD gene encoding flagellar filament capping protein FliD; translated protein: MNISQLTSSTSTSTSTNANTTSSQASAQTSAKATSSASPASLAMQKAGARLQSQLDTTSAQLSSFGKLKSSVSDAQLAAKTLGGLTATSSVADVRSAADRFLTNFNAAVTTAKAAASVAGGSAAEASNANRVTADLNRTLRSNTANMDALRKIGIKQLSDGTLSVDVTKFDAAQKANPAAVQSALAKIGQLVDKAATKELATGGNVSDSMASLGKRASTLQAQQAGMLSMVEKLSTASSGSTGYVGYGLSAYLK
- a CDS encoding diguanylate cyclase domain-containing protein, which codes for MNFRRFRNSIAARIILVGLCLILAGNVARYLTLGKYLRENISEVKAEQQLMLANYVAREVGQKMLQRQQMLTQMATTLPLELLQQPQALQNWLTLRHQYQPLFSEGLVLYTPDGKPVASDTRHAGQALLPSGALDWAQLASTGTLEVGRPVRDSTSQQALLPLVAPVKDTSGKVRALLVGVTALAAPGFLSFSEQDRIGETGSFLLVSARDKLLIAATDPKLVLTPSPPPGANVFNDRAMQGDWGSGITVNAYGVEEIAAIAPVPSTGWFVVARVPTAEALSVVSRVQRFVALNSVWTLFLFLFITTIPLYFVFRPLLQAAEQADRMTLGEIPLEPLNVVRQDEVGHLTEAFNRLLAKLRASQSEMAHMAHHDVLTGLPNRALLADRLTQAMARAARHGKRVAFLCIDLDQFKPINDELGHAVGDMALKEVARRLSAVVRSSDTLARIGGDEFAVLLTDLDADPVSAQIAATVVAEKFLVAMRPDFVLESHTRALGASIGIAMGSGAVSPHTLQLTADSAMYKAKNAGGQRHVMVTAPQTTPA
- a CDS encoding L-serine ammonia-lyase, which produces MAVSVFDLFKIGIGPSSSHTVGPMRAARQFVARLQHSGVLDQTVTVRCWLHGSLGATGKGHASDVAVLLGLSGHEPDTVEVDRIPALLAEVRDSRHITLAGTQRIAFHEKDDLLFMRAPLPFHANGMRFVALDAAGQELAERIYYSVGGGFIVSDEVAADGTRQKVIAPDATVLPLPFTSGDALLVLAQREGLSIAQIMRRNEQHWRSDADIDTGLLRIWQVMQDCVKRGCATPGFLPGPFKVKRRAQGLYQALTANPEAALRDPLQVMDWVNLYALAVNEENAAGGRVVTAPTNGAAGIIPAVLHYYTRFVHGANDKGVVDFLLTAAAIGILYKENASISGAEVGCQGEVGVACSMAAAALCAVMGGTPEQVENAAEIGMEHHLGLTCDPVGGLVQIPCIERNAIASVKAINAARMALYGDGTHQVSLDKVIKTMRETGADMKTKYKETARGGLAVNIVEC